The sequence ACCACGTCAGCCCACAGTTTTCTCTGGCCTGACTTCTTAAAAGTCGGAGGAATTCTAAGAGTTTTGGGAGAAGTTTCTCGATCTCTATTGGAAGCGCTCGCTTTGATTTCCAAAACGGTTAAGGCCATGCTTATCTGATGACAGATATATCATGATAAAGAGAAGGTGTACGTTTCTTCCGATTAAGGGAATTAATCACATTATCTCTCGCAGGCAGGGTGACAGGGTGACATGTCCTCTCGCCAGAGATCTTGAGAGAAAAAGGTGGGGTGAAATGATAACAAGGTTCACACAGGTCAAAGCAAAGTGAATAAACATGAACTCTCTGTCCATGGTCGATCAAAGAAAACTTGCATCACTTGAaactataacatttttatttacaattattctaATGCAAACAGCAAAGGCACGTGATATTATGACATTCCGTGTCACCAAAGCCCTACGCAGAATCATTTCtcgtgtttttaataaaaaaaaaaaaaagtgatgacaGAATCTTTATAAAAACAGCTGCATAAAATCACACATTGTTGCCTTGAACCAGCAAGGCCCATGTGTGAGTATTTAAATAGGCTAGATATTAGTTTCTCTTTACAGGAATGCGAGTGAGGATGTTGTCCCCATTATTCCCACTCGTGTGTTTAGATAGGAGATGACGTGTTATTCTTATTTTTGaattcaaatatttcaaataggTCCATGTTTTAAGTCCATCTGGTGTATCAGGAAGCTGTAGTCCCACATAAACGTGCAGAATTCAGCATTTCTTTAAGTTCATTTTCTGGTTTGCCCGCCACTATAAACGGCCACGTCTGTGGGAAAGAAGTATGAATGAAAGTTCAATTAAAATTGGTAAACACACCAAATAACTGAtaattaataacttttttattattattacacatggTAAACATAACCTAGGTTAGCCTACATAACTGAGGATATTCCATATTATTTTGTCAAGTAGGCTACTATAACATACTGAAATATAAAGGAAATTGGTATCGGCCATGTAGCCTATTATTTCTGAAGGACTAGTAATTTTCAGAAAATTCTTATTTTACCATTTATACACTAAACTAAAATGTTGTTCCTGCCtccattttttttagaaaaaagtaaaaaatcaaAACAGTTAAACGCACTAAAACCTTTCATTTCTGCCTCTATTTTTTAGGCCAAGTAAAATCAAAGTAAAGTGTTGCCAAAGTCAACTTTTGGAACACTGAATAAAATCGAACTTAAATTCTGAAAATTCATAAAAACGGATagaaattacagaaattattaactGGTTGGAAGTAAAGATGTTGTTAAAATAACGAAAACGTGTTACATTATCATAACATAAACGTATCTTGCTTACTGagattatttctttctttattttttattagtattattatttcttcattttattttattttattttttgcaaaaagtTTTTCAAAAGTCTCTCACCAGGTTGACTGGATGTATGTAGCCATTCTCGTATTTGTCATTGGCGAGTATCTGTCGCAGGTGCGCGATGTAGCTGGAGGCCAGCCGCAGTGTGTCCAGCTTGGAGAGTTTGGTGTCTGGCGGAACCCACGGTAACGTCGTCTTTAACCGAGAGAACGCTTTGCTCAGCACGCGCATCCTCGCTCTCTCGCGCGCGTTCGCCGCGTTCCTCTGAACCTGCTTGCCCTCTTGGGCTACACCACTGGGAGCCGATTTACGCATGGCGGCTGATTTGCGCCTTTTCCCCGTACATTCTGTAACCGAGGCTCCTTCGCAGTTGGAGCTGTCCTCCGTGCTCTCGTTTGATGTCCCCGGATCTTTACCGGATCCAAATTTCAAAAGACTATCCAGCAGCTCAGACTCGTGAAATTCATCCACATCGCTGATGGATCCGGTGGACATGTTGAGCTGACGAGGATGTGATGGAGAAAAGTAAGTCTGAGCGAGTTTGTGCTTCTCTAAATGGACGTGGAGATAACGCGACTGCCTTCGGAGCAGAAACGTGTCATGCGCGAGCTGAGGATGAGCGTAACTTGTAACTCACGAGCTAAAGGATCTTACCATTTATCTCTCGCGCTCAGGGGCGTAACCCCAGCATGCGGCAACATTCTCTTGGTGGAAGCAAACACTGAACCTGCTCAGATAACCAGTTTTGCACCATTATTTGCAGTGATAATGTCATTCATCACGTATGcatacagaaacagaaaaagcTACGATACAAATTGTAAgttttaattcacagtgcattttcTAGGTTAATCTGAATAAtagttcatattatattatagtataagCATATAGTAAAATTTTATTATAGGCTATACGTGTATTACAGTCAATGACaataattgtaaatgtttaaaataaaaagataaaatgaatgttTTCCAAAGTACAGTTCAGATTCTTTCTTCGTCGGTATTTATTAGTAAAACATTTTGTCAGCCCCCTCTTAATTTCAAATAAGAAACGTAATTTTGACAagaaacttaatttttaaattcttaaatttcaatgtttttttcagtacatccattttcaattattattgcAACTATagcatttttttccaaaaagtttttacaaaacaacgacagtaatattattaattattattaaagcgttacattaaaaattaattacaaatttttAAACGTACTGCATTCAGTATTATCAGTTGGAAACAGTCAAACAGCTATACATTTATACTATTTTATGAAGGCTGACAAACGTTTTTTACGCTTAGCATCATCTGGACGGTGCTCTCTGAATTCCTCGGAGTTGTCCGTGAGGTGTCAGGTGGCATATGACTGAGGATTTTAAAGGTGGGTCTATGACCGGAAATAACAGTTGTGCGCGCATTGGAACATGGGATTCATAAAATGGTACAGTGGTGACCCCACGCGTAATCGCGCATTGCTCATGGGAGAGTCCTTACGGCTTTCAGCACCGATGCCCTCTAATAAGATCCCACGAGAAACGTCTCAAATGGCCCACTGGCGCCTCCGGAGGGGCACGTGAAATGGATACTCCTCGTCCCAAAACCCTATGTTTTGCTTTTGATACCCCACACCGGTCTCTAATACAAGCAACCAACTAATTCAAGCCAAAACATCCCGATCTGTGCGAGCTCTAAGCGGCGCGGCTGAAGGTGACTCAAGAGTGGTTTTAAATCAGGTGATGATTGCTACAACACACGAGGGGCACCTGCTGCTTCCTCCTCAGCATGCTAGTTAATGACCATAATCTTTAGATGCCCTTACTTATAGTGACGCACAGATTAAACAAATGAGTAAAATTGCAAAAAGAACGATATGAACACGTGCTATCTACTAGCTTCGAGATTAccaaagaaggagagagagattcTCCAGAGATCTGCCCTCTGACACCTCAGAGTTCCAGGTGTCTCACAAACAGCATCCCTTACCACAGCAAATTACCAGAGTTATTTTAACCTTGCCATACTTAACCTGACAGATGAATGGACAGATCTTGTTTCTTGCAGTGGCATATCAGGTTTAACTGAGTTTACAGGTGTAATAAATCAAAGAGAGctgttttcaattattttaaactgaagtAACTGAAAGAACCTTTACAGATGCTCAGTGCAGGTATATAAAAAGTAGGAGGATATGGTAATCGGCCCATGCAGTCTTTCTGACTAtgagtctctctctttcttcctcccTGGTGGGTGGGCTggtcaaaagaaaataaaagcggGATATAATATTAATCGTCCTGCCCTGCTACAGCATTATGTGAAGACTTTATAGCCACTGTTTTCCACAGTCATTCTCAGACTGAGCTCTCTCGTCTTCCCTGACACTAGAACCCAGAAAGGTAAACAGACAGCTTAATACAGAACAGTCCCATTAATGTATTCCATAAAATTATAAAAGGAACTCAGGCATGACCTGCACAAACcatatttagatttattattttgatatattgcTCACATTTGGAGCATTCAAAATTAAATAGTGGatcaaaaaatgcataaaattagaaaaaagtaTGACCCATCAAATGCTGCAATTActgataatatttttataattagtatttaaaaaataaacagagaGACTGTATGGTCATACCTATATCctcttgattttatatatatatattcaatgagCAATGAACTataaaaacatctggaaacaatatatatatatatatatacctatataattctgtaattataaataattaaaaataaatgcataaaataaaataataaaaatgtcagcAGAGGCTTTaacaaaattgacattttgcatgcattttattcATTACATAAAATATGGAAATAATGACCATGTATGATATCTATTTCAAAAATCTTTTGTGATcactaactgcatttcatttgtCTTTCAGTTCCTCTGGTATAACGGTGACAGACAGCAACAGGTGAACAGCagtgtttgtaaatgaaaaatGGTTGAAAAAATGCCACAGAATGTGCTTTTCTTAGTGGTCTTAGTGGGAATATCACTAATTAGCTTTATAGGGTCAAAGGTCACTGGAAACTGGACACTCACATGTCCACATCCGACTTAGAACtcaagcacacatacacactgtaatactgagatacacacacacacacacacacacacacacacacacacaaacaataaggAGAGGTGGTCACCTAACTCGCAAGATGACAGATAACAGCAACTGCACACACACTTAATCTTACATGTACTTCAACGACACACTCGCTGCAACGTGGCAGCTAACAAATGGCGATTCCAGGCCAGAACTAAACTTTAGGATGGGGAAAAAATTTAAGTGACAACCCCTTTAGAGATTAATTAGAataacaaaacaagacaaaaaaaaaaaaagatttattggcTTGAATACAAATTATCCAGTTAGGCAGCTCTTGGGTCAAACATTGTGGTGTcacttaataaaaacataacaccTCATGAAAGAGTTTATAACTGACAAACTGTTTAATATAGACAGATGGCGTggttttaaatgctgcttaaggaCTCTGTTTTTAAAAGAGGAAGCCTGACACATGCTGTACATTGGAATGTATGAGACAAATCTATTGGTTAGTGAAGATGTAGGTTTTTGTTTAGATAATCATATACAGTTATGTTTGTACATCTGACCTGTAGGATGGTTAGTGTGTCACTAAAGGACACGGACGCAAGGGAGAAGAGAGACAAGAGCATGGAGTGCATACTGGGATGAATACTGACCTGGAACGGATCGGCTGTCAGATATTATCAAGATGTTTTGCAGCTGTGTATGTTCTGTATTTGTTGGATGTATGTGTGTGGCTtgtgtttatgtttttgtgtttcggGGTAAGGAGGCTGGGAGAGGCGGTGTTACTCCTCTGCATTGGAGCTGCTAACTGCCAAGGTCAATGTCCATAGTTGGAATGCACAAGTGTTTTGCCTTGTCACAAAGTTTTAGGGAGGACACAACAACGCCGGACATGAATACTTAGAAAGAAAAATCACTTTAAACAATACAAGAGAGATTCTGTCTTGCTGGGTGTCTTTGGCAGGTGTTGCTACAAACAGAGTCAAACACTTACATCGTTTGTCTGTGGTCAGCAAAGCAGTCTTTGTAAGTTACTGCACAAAGATGGAAACAATAATTCATCTTTGGGGTGTATCTATTGTTATAAATCTGTGATGTACAATCTTAGAACAGTGAATGTGGAACCaaacataaacatgaaaaataatgttcTAATAAGCACATTCCACATTCAGGTGTGTAGGTGCATGAAGgcgtggacacacacacaccccacacactTCGGGTGCATATATTGTCAAGAATATTTCTTGTTTTTCTGTAGgtaaattacttaaaatgcatGTCAGAATAGTTTATTGTGCAATGTGGCTGGAACCATGATTTTCCAGTTTTAAAGTTTAATAGTTCCAATAACTTTTAATATTCCTGTATCCCTAACTGTTTTTCTTATCCATACCATACCTTCAATCACAGAGACAGTGAGGCCAAAATATTTGAGGGtctttcttttattcattttattcttataaaatatggtttaaacatatttaaaaaatgtaaatgtaaatatattaaaaatatttgtatattcattttgtttatttgtattatatttaaatcattttaaatactttaaattaaattacatgattctttgtaccattaaaaaaaactttttagaaaattaatttaCATGCTATTTTGTCTGACCTTCAGTACTGTTATGTGAAAATGTTGCCGTTTTATCCAGTAAGAAAGTAGGAGAACAGTTCAATATGTAATAATTCTCACCAGGCAGTTATTTTAAAGATATGTTTATATAAAAGGCAGGCAGGCTTTCTTGCACTCACACACTATGGGTTCATCTTAAAGTTGTTCATGTGGGGACAGACAGATGTGGGGTCACCCCAAAGCTGTGTTTATGGGAGATTGAGCCGAAGGTCTGATAAATTGATCTTGTGAGGCTGAGGTTATTTACATTATATCTCTCACATGGCCAGATAAACGACCCTCTCCTCTATATAAGCTTCATCACACTCAACCTACTGCTCCTCTTCTCATCGCTTATTGTCTAtgtgcacacacactcaaacgCACCAGGTGCATGAAACCTAATACTGTGTGAATATGTGTAACTATGATGGAGATGGAGTGGGACAGATAGGAAGAAAGAGACTGAGATGGAAGGATGCAATCTTTGTGCATGTGAGCACTGTGGGAGGAAGTCACATGGAATAGATTTTCAAATGAGCAGAGCCAGCACAATCTATAAAGCTAAAGGTTTCTGTGTCCACAGAGAGCATGTTATCATCAGGATGAGAGTACAGACCAGTGAAGACAGCTCAGACAGCTAACAACCCCCAAACTTCCCAGCAAAACTCTACTATCAAACCTCCTGTGTCCAAAAGATTGGAGATATCCTATTTGTGTCACTCTCTTCAAATCTCTTCAACTTGTCTTCCCTATTAGGCTGTGGAAGAACTTATTTGTTCAGATATATCTAGTCAGTGTAATGCAGACTAACGGTTTTTAACAACACTGTTTGGAAAAATCCAAAACACCCTATTTATTcagaataccttagcaaccacatagtaaCACCCTGGAAACCACCCACACCATCATAACATTCCCCTAGCAATTACTGGgaatattattgttaactaaactaaaatgattaaaacatttttgataacaataattttttaataatttggaaTTTAAATCGAAATAAATtttgaaaattagaaatgctgcaaataaacttaaataacaGCACTAACACTCACAAACTTTTGTTTTCCTCTCTCATATACTGTTATGTCTAATATTTCTTAACATTCGTGGATGTGTTTTTGCCAATCGGCCCATTAGTGGGATAATGAGAGGAAGAGAGCTGGCTCTGTGCGGCTTGTTTCGTAATGCTGCGTCTGTGACTCATACCTCAAACACTACAAACACATTCAAAACTCATACTCCAGCATCATACTTCCATCAGTCTGTTTGACAAGCCTGACACCACTTATATCTACAAAGAGGAATTAATATCATGCAATAAAATGAGAGGAGGGAGACAGAGTGAAAGATTTAGATGgatgaagtgttttttttctttcctcgtCAGAGGTCAAGGTTCAGGTTTCTTGATCTTGATGTCTACTGTTTAATGTGATGGGTTCTGTGTTCATACATGTGTGCATATGCTCCTACGTTCACTCCCCAAATTGTTTTATCACCAAAAATTAATCTGAATGGTTCAGATGGAGCTCTCTTGGGCATCTGCAGCACTGAGCTCACAGTTTGAAGCTGATAACCAGGTGGAAAGGCAGACTGGAGTCCGCCGAGTATCCGCCCAGATGGAGAGAAGCCCTATCGCAGCAGTGATAGAAAGGACATGGTGACTGCCTCTAATGCAACATGTCTCTAACTCCTACATTAAGATACCAAACATGTCTGCCTCCCTATtcccacacacaaatgcacatagtTTTCTCTATTTTCTATGTAATTCCATCCACAGAGACGCATGGTAAATGGactgtatttatatagcactttcaacagacccatggccatccaaagcgctttacaaattgtctcacattcacccattcactcatCTCATTTATACACCGACAGCGGTCATATCAGCCatgcaaggcgccatccagctcgttgAGAGCAGCTGGGGtcaggtgtcttgctcaaggacacctcgacacttgaaCCACCAActttccggtttgtagacaacctacatgaatcACTGAGCCACTGCCACACCATGCTCTATACAAtccttaaaatttaaattaattaatccaTTGTCTTACAGCATgtcatttaacaaatattttatatttgagttCTTAAGAAACCATCATATGCTGGTGTTTCAAAATGAATGGTAAAATTGTTTGCTTTCTGTGAAACAGTTTTTCTCTAAAAACTTCAAATCAACACACAgatctaaaaaacaaacaataactatAATATAACATCAAAAACAATGAGcctatttaagaaaataatactcCAAAAACTATATTTGGGAGTTTGACATTTGAGTTGCCATCCACTGAAAATTTCAATATCAGCCCTGTTTCCTCTGTGATATGTTCATGAGAGTTTATGAGAGAAGTGAACAAATCATTCATAAATGAATTGTTTCCAAAGTAATCAGTAAATGCACTTCACAAATCAGGCTTACTACTGCCAAATGCATTGTAAGCCTAAGTAGATCGTAGaaactttaatgtttttgaaagtagtctctttcgttcatcaaagctgcatttatttaattaaaaatgtggcATTTATTTGGCACCAATGCTCTCCATGATCTACTAAGGCTTTGGGAAATGCAGCCATGGTTTTAAAATTCAACAAGACCATCTGCAAAAGACCCATGGAGAGGATAATTATCAGTGAACAGAAATGtatatttcagtctgttcctcacatgTTTTTTCTTCAAAAGAATTGAAATATATCACACAAATCACATACGATACCTTCATGGTGCTTTTGTGTCATTGTGTGCAGCTTGAAAGCTCCAGTGCTTATTCATACTGCAGTAACTGCATGTTAAAAACGAATTCTTCAgaatttcttttgtgttccacaggagaTAGAAAACCatgcgggtttggaacgacatgagggtgaaaaaatattaattttggtgtgaactatttctatatgctattttaaaatgtttagatCTAAATCTCTAGCATGGAGTTCTTGTCCATGGACTGCagtatttgtaaatgttgtggGGGAAATGGATTGAGGGTCAGAGCAGAGACTGAACCACCAGAACTGCAACTTCAAAATCCATCATCACTTTGTCAGATGGGGTTGGTCTAATGTGCTCTAATGTCTTCCAAGAGGATGTTACTACAGGAAGGAACACGAGAAAGAATTGGTCCCtggggtgtgtgtgagtgtttgtgaaaCTTAGATGTGTGCATCAAAGCAGGCAATAGGCAATGGGTTCAGGAGATGCTGCAGTAAGCGCCAAAGTCCATCAATCCATAACATACTTCATtacataccacacacacacacacacagacacctttttttgtttttgagagaAGTCTCTTTCGTTCATCAAGACTGCATATATTTGGGCTGTATTatccaaaatatagtaaaaacagtaatactgtgaaatattgttgccatttaaaatgagtgttttctatttgtgtataaaaaaatataactgaATTTTCTGcaacatcactccagtcttcagtgtcacatgatctctcagaaatcatttcatatgcttatttggtgctcagATAGCATTTATTATGATCagggttgaaaacagttgtgctggttaataGTTTTATGAAAACCATCATACACTTTTTATGATTCAaggatgaataggaagttcaaaagtaAAGTATTATGAGAAATAtagatattttgtaacattataaatgtatttattgtcattttttatatatttaatgcataataaaagttttaattttatttaaatttaaaagtattaatttcttcttttaaaaaaaaaactaaaaacttttcAACTATGGTTTTATATAAGGATGTTCTGTCAGATTTAGCCAACTGTCAGTAGTAAGTAAAACCTACACATACATTTAGGTGTGCAGAGTAACTGAAGAATAAGGGTCATTATAACACAATCAATGTCATTTGTTTTCCGGCGCTTATGTTCGCTCCAGTACTTCTTTATCTCCATCTGTTCTTGCCATGGAATGCAATATCATTAACAGTGACCCTGAAAAGCTAAACTGCTagatatttttcttctttttaacatatttgttaCGATTTTGTTTAGTCGGCGgtatttatgtttttatcttTGTTTATTGTCTGTCTAGCACAGTGTTAAGTGTGTGTCTGCTTCTCAAGAGACCAGCTGCATGCATTCTACGACACTTCCCATGTTCACAAATGCTCTAATGCTCTCTCTATGGAGCTGAAGCTTCATAAGGTATTTAAACTGTGTTCTACAGAGACGAGGTGAGCAACAACTGATGATTGAGGCATTTTATTTAACACCAACACTTGGGGATAGTCGAGATTGAGTGATGTATGACTCTTtctttcactcactcacatacacatatacatgtacTCACGTTGATACATATAAACACCTTATACATTTTCCAATTCCTCCCCATGGTCCTTTCATCCTTCTCTTGCTCTGTAAACATGACAGAATTCAGCAGATGAATGAAGTTGAACTCATGATGACATTCCTGTCCACACACCTAGATAGTAAAACTGTCAAAGGAACAGTTTtgtaattttgtcatttactcaccctgctgtcattccaaacccacctgacttttttcactgtaaaatatttgCTGTAATTAGTTACAACAACTTTTTTGTAACAATTTGAACTTAAATATCCAACTTAACTAAACTAACGATAACTAAACTTATAAATCAAAGTAAAGCATGAATAAGTTTTAAGTTGAAACAACACATTAT is a genomic window of Carassius carassius chromosome 46, fCarCar2.1, whole genome shotgun sequence containing:
- the LOC132129152 gene encoding transcription factor 21, with amino-acid sequence MSTGSISDVDEFHESELLDSLLKFGSGKDPGTSNESTEDSSNCEGASVTECTGKRRKSAAMRKSAPSGVAQEGKQVQRNAANARERARMRVLSKAFSRLKTTLPWVPPDTKLSKLDTLRLASSYIAHLRQILANDKYENGYIHPVNLTWPFIVAGKPENELKEMLNSARLCGTTAS